From one Bos indicus isolate NIAB-ARS_2022 breed Sahiwal x Tharparkar chromosome 16, NIAB-ARS_B.indTharparkar_mat_pri_1.0, whole genome shotgun sequence genomic stretch:
- the LOC139176312 gene encoding zona pellucida sperm-binding protein 3 receptor-like isoform X2, with amino-acid sequence MKPVSGRKSPVLYLLGILTVLLCPDGLQALCQKPEISNGKLSVEKDQYVSPETVTVRCDPGYRMVGSQDILCSENKFWSPDVPKCEKVSAEVCEAVFKGQKLLKCLPNAMEAKVALELHKLSLEIEKLEQEKRKLEIA; translated from the exons ATGAAGCCTGTGTCAGGGAGAAAGTCCCCAGTTCTGTACCTCCTTGGGATTCTGACTGTGCTCCTCTGCCCTGACGGCTTACAAG CTCTATGCCAAAAACCAGAAATATCAAATGGAAAGCTGTCTGTGGAGAAGGATCAATATGTCAGCCCTGAAACTGTCACCGTCAGGTGTGACCCTGGCTATAGGATGGTTGGTTCCCAGGACATCCTTTGCTCAGAGAACAAATTCTGGAGTCCGGATGTGCCCAAGTGTGAGAAG GTATCTGCTGAAGTTTGTGAGGCAGTCTTTAAAGGCCAAAAACTCCTAAAGTGTCTCCCGAATGCCATGGAAGCAAAGGTGGCCCTGGAGTTACATAAATTGTCTCTGGAGATTGAAAAACTGGAGCAAGAAAAACGCAAATTGGAAATTGCTTGA
- the LOC139176312 gene encoding apolipoprotein R-like isoform X1, which yields MKPVSGRKSPVLYLLGILTVLLCPDGLQGCSPPPEVKHGHFMYIQREIWGTDVVEYECQEGYILVGEARISCRFVGWSSPAPQCKALCQKPEISNGKLSVEKDQYVSPETVTVRCDPGYRMVGSQDILCSENKFWSPDVPKCEKVSAEVCEAVFKGQKLLKCLPNAMEAKVALELHKLSLEIEKLEQEKRKLEIA from the exons ATGAAGCCTGTGTCAGGGAGAAAGTCCCCAGTTCTGTACCTCCTTGGGATTCTGACTGTGCTCCTCTGCCCTGACGGCTTACAAG GTTGTAGTCCACCACCTGAAGTTAAACATGGACACTTTATGTATATTCAAAGAGAAATATGGGGAACTGATGTGGTTGAGTATGAATGTCAGGAAGGATATATTCTTGTTGGAGAGGCTAGAATCTCCTGCAGATTTGTCGGGTGGTCATCACCGGCTCCTCAGTGTAAAG CTCTATGCCAAAAACCAGAAATATCAAATGGAAAGCTGTCTGTGGAGAAGGATCAATATGTCAGCCCTGAAACTGTCACCGTCAGGTGTGACCCTGGCTATAGGATGGTTGGTTCCCAGGACATCCTTTGCTCAGAGAACAAATTCTGGAGTCCGGATGTGCCCAAGTGTGAGAAG GTATCTGCTGAAGTTTGTGAGGCAGTCTTTAAAGGCCAAAAACTCCTAAAGTGTCTCCCGAATGCCATGGAAGCAAAGGTGGCCCTGGAGTTACATAAATTGTCTCTGGAGATTGAAAAACTGGAGCAAGAAAAACGCAAATTGGAAATTGCTTGA